The genomic region GGGCAGCGGTCCCGGCGAGCGCTTTTGCGCGCGAATTCCGCACCGCCGATACCCAGAATGAGGACTATCCGACCGTCCAGGCGCTGAATTACATGGATCGCCTGATCGCCGAACGCACCGCCGGCCGGCACCGCATCGTGGTCTTCCATTCCCGCCAGCTCGGTGAGGAAAGGGAGACGCTGGAGCAGACCCGGGCCGGCGCCATCGACCTGAACCGGACCAATGTCGCGCTGATCGGGACAATGGTGCCGTCGGTCAACGTGCTGGCAATGCCGTTCCTGTTTCGATCGCCCGAACACCTGCAGAACGTGCTGGATGGACCGATCGGCAGCGAGATCCTGAACAGTCTCGGGGCTCACGGCTTCGTCGGGCTGGCCTTCTACGATTCCGGCGCCCGCTCGATCTATAACAGCGTCCATCCGGTCCATTCGCTCGACGACGTCAAGGGACTGCGGCTGCGCGTGCAGCAATCCGAACGGATGTCGGACGTGATGCGCGCGCTCGGCGCCCAGCCGGTCCAGATGCCCTACGGCCAGGTACTGACCGGATTCGCCACCGGACTGATCGACGGCGCCGAGAACAACTGGGCGTCCTTCGTCACCACCGGTCACTACAAACACGCCCGCTACTACACGTTGACCCAACACACTTTCAGTCCGGACGTGCTGCTGATGTCGCAAAAGGCCTGGGCCAGCCTCTCGCCCGAGGAGCAGGCGATCTTCCGCGAGGCCGCGCAGCGCTCCAGCGTCTACATGCGCGAGAGGTGGCGGGAGCTCGAGGAGCGCTCGCGCAAGCAGGCGGAGCTGGCGGGCGTCGAGATCGTGACCGACATCGACCGCAAGCCGTTCGAAGCTGCAATGGCCGGCATCTACGCCAGGGCCGAGCGCGATCCCGCGACATCGGCGCTGATCGAACGCATCCGCAACATGGAGTAACCGGATCTTGGACGCAGCAAAGCAGGACGGGACGATGCGACGGCGGGCGGCCTTCGGGCCGCAGGGCCGTTTCCGCATCGTCCAGCTGCTGCGTGCGGTGCCGATCCGCTGGCGCATCCTTTCGATCGCCCTGCTCAACTCCGCGGTGGTGATCGTGCTGGCGGTGCTGATCTGGAACGGCTCGAAGGTGCTCGGCTCGGCCTGGGAGGATGTCCGCCAGGTGCGGGAATCCGACAAGATCCTGGCCAAGCTCGAAAGCGAGACCAGCCGCCTGCAGAACCTGATCCATCGCTACATCAACCAGCCGAGCCCGGACCTGTTCGCGGAAATCCTGCTGCTCCGCGAGGCCGTGCTCGGCACGCTGACCAACCGGGCCTCGACCGACCCGATGCTGTCCGGCTCGGTCGAGCAGCTGGAGCGCGTCACCAGCCGCTTCCTCGACGGCTTCGGCGAGCTGCGCACCGTGCAGACCAGAATCGCCAAGACCTATGACGAGCAGGTGCTGTCGCCGACCAAGGACATGGCCGGGCTCTATTCGATCATCGAGGGCGCGACCGGCCATCGCGACGCACTGATCTGGCCCGCGCTCGGCAAGTCGCGCGAAGCGTTCACCTCGCTGCTGGTCGCCGCCAACGCCTACTACCTCTCGCTAGCCTCATCGTCGGCCGAGGAAGCCCGCCGCAACATCGATACGATCGAGCGGACGATTCCCGTCATGACCGATCTGGCCGAGAACGATCTGCAGCGCATGGCGCTGGCGCGGCTCAAGGTCAAGACCGCCGAGCTGCGCGACGGGCTCGGCAAGCTCAGCGAGCAGCTCACCAACCGCACCGATCTGCTGCGCAACTCGATCGACGCCAGCCAGGCGGATGCGATCGGCGCGATCGACGATCTCTCGGTGAAGATGCGCCAGCGCGAGCAGAAGGCGCAGGAGACGTTCGACAAGACGCTGACCTCGATCTCGCGCCGGGTGCTGTCGATTGCCGTGATCTTCCTCGGCGTCATCATGTCGGCCGGCGTCATGATCGCGCTGTCGATCCGCCTGCCGCTGGCGCAGATCATGGCCGCGATGCGCACCATCACCTCGGGGGACCTCGACCGGCCGGTGCAGGGCACCTCGGCCAAGGACGAGGTCGGCGCCATGGCGCGTGCGGTCGAAGTGTTCCGCGAAAACGCGATCGCCAAGCGCAAGACCGAGGACGAGCTGCGCACCGCCAAGGAGGAGGCCGAAAGCGCGCTGCTCGAGCTCAATACCGCGCAGCAGAACCTGATCGATGCCGAGCGTCTCGCCGCGCTCGGCGGCCTCGTTGCCGGCGTCGCGCACGAGGTCAACAACCCGATCGGCATCAGCCTGACGGTGGCCTCGAGCTTTGCCCGCCGCAGCGAGATGTTCGAGAACGACCTGAAGACCGAGCCGCTGCGCCGCTCCAAGCTCGACGAGTTCGTGCGCGCCTCGCGTGACGCATCGCAGCAACTGGTCGCGAACCTGCAGCGCGCCGGCGAGCTGATCCAGTCGTTCAAGCAGGTCGCAGTCGATCGCTCGCATGCCGAGCGCCGGCAGTTTGCCTTGAGCGAATCCACCGACCAGATCGTGGCGAGCCTGCGGCCGGTGCTGAAGAAGGCCGCGATCGCGCTGTCGGTCGATGTGCCCGAGGGGCTCCTGATCGACGGCTATCCCGGCGCCTATGGGCAGATCTTAACCAATCTTTTCCTCAACGCCGTCAATCATGCCTTTGCCGATGGCCGCTCCGGCACCATCACCATCTCGGCGCGCGGGCGCGGCGCCGACGATGTGGAGATCATCTTCGCGGACGACGGGGCTGGCATGACGCCGGACGTGCAGCGGCAGGCGTTCGACCCGTTCTTTACGACGCGCCGCAACGAAGGTGGTACGGGCCTTGGCCTCCACATCGTCTATAACCTCGTCACCCAGCAGCTCGGTGGACGCATGATGCTGGAGTCAAGGGTAGGACAAGGCACCACTTTTCGCATTATCATGCCCAGGATCGCCAAGGGGGCTGCCAAGGGCGAGCCCACGATCGCTGACGCAGCAGCCGACGGAACCAGTCAATGGCCGAACAGGACGATGTCCTCCAACTGATCGACGATACCGAGAGCCCCCCGGAGGACTCGTCGGCCCGCAAATGGAAGATCGCCGTCATCGACGACGATCACGCCGTCCATGAAGGCACCCGCTTCGCGCTGAGCGACTACAACCTGAACGGTTCGACGCTGGAGATCCTCTCGGCCTACTCTGCGGCCGAAGGCCGCACGCTGATGCGGGACAACCCCGACATCGCAGCCGTGCTGCTCGACGTCATCATGGAGACCGACGTCGCCGGCCTCGAGCTCGTCGAGTTCATCCGCAACGAGATCAAGAACGAGACCGTGCGCATCATCCTGCGCACCGGCCAGCCCGGCCAGGCGCCGGAACGGCGCGTCATCGTGCAGTACGACATCAACGACTACAAGGCGAAGACCGAGCTCACCGCCGACAAGCTGTTCACGTCGCTGACCGCCGCGCTGCGCAGCTACCAGCAGCTCGAGCGCATGGTGCAGACACGGCGCGGGCTCGAGATCATCATCGACGCGGCCTCGACGCTGTACGACTTCAAGTCGATGCAGCGGCTCGCCGAAGGTGTGCTGACGCAACTCGCCTCGCTGCTCAATGTCGATTGCGCGGGGATCCTGGTGCTGCGCGACGACGGCAACGCGGCCGCGGCCGATTTCTCGGTGCTGGCCTGCTCGGGCTGCTACAGCCGCTTCATCGGCACCACCTCGTCGAAGGCGCTCGATCCGGACCTGCGGCACATGGTGGAGGAAGCGTTCCAGCGCCGCAAGAACGAGTTCGCCGACCACCGCAGCGTGCTCTATTCGCGCACCGGCAGCGGCCGCGAGGTCGTGGTGCTGCTGCAGGCCGAGCGCCAGCTCTCCGACACCGACCGTGCGCTGGTCGAGATCTTCTCGAGCCGGCTGTCGATCGCGTTCGACAACGTGATCCTCTACCAGCAGCTGCACGAGGCCAACACCCAGCTCGAGGACCGCGTCGCGCAGCGCACCCGCGCGCTGATGCAGGCCAACCGGCGGCTCTCGGCGCAATGGCTGCGGCTGCAGCGCGCCAACGGCTTCAAGAACGAGATCCTCGGCACCGTCGCCCACGACCTGAAGAACCCGCTCGGCGTGATCCTCGGCCGCACCGAGATGCTGACCGAACTGATCGGCGCCGGCTCGCCGAAGGAAAACGTCACCTCGCAGGTCGAGCACATCCGCGACGCCACCAAGCGGCTGACCTCGATGGTCGACCATCTGATCTCTGACGCGATGGCCGATGCCTTCGACATCACCATCCGCCGCGAGCCGGTCGACGTCGCGGCCCTGGTCAACGAGGTCACCGAGGCCAATTTGCCCTCGGCCGTCAACAAGCAGCAGAGCATCTCGGTTTCGGGGCCGCAGCAATTCGTCACGATGTGCGACGCCGACCGGATCCGCGAGGCGATCGACAACCTCGTCAGCAACGCCATCAAGTACTCGCCGATCGGCGGCAAGATCACGGTCACGGTCAGCCATGAGGGCGACGACACCGTGATCCGGATCGTCGACCAGGGTCCCGGCCTAAGCCCCGAGGATCTCGGCCGGCTGTTCGGCCGGTTCCAGCGGCTGTCGGCCAAGCCGACCGCGGGCGAGAGCTCGACCGGCCTCGGCCTCTCCATCGTCAAGCGCATCATCGACATGCATGGCGGCCATGTGACCGCGCAGAGCCCGGGCCCCGGACAGGGGTCGACCTTTACGGTTACACTGCCGGCGACAGAGACATCATGAGCCAGAACCCGCATATCTTCATCGTGGACGATGAGGCGCCGGCCCGCGAAATGGTCGGCGATTACCTCAAGATGCACGGCTTCGGCGTGACGCTGTGTGATGGCGGCAAGAGCCTGCGCAAGGAGATCGAGGGCTGCACGCCCGATCTCGTGGTGCTGGACCTCAACATGCCCGAGGAGGACGGACTGTCGATCATTCGCGACCTCAAGAGCAAGATCAACGTCCCCGTCATCATGCTGACAGCTACTGCCAGCCCGATCGACCGGGTCGTCGGGCTGGAGCTCGGCGCCGACGACTATGTGGCCAAGCCCTGCGAATTGCGCGAGCTGATGGCGCGCATCCGCTCGGTGCTGCGGCGGAGCGGGCCGGCGAAGACGGCGACGCCGGAACCGGCGAGTGCGAAGGCCGAAAAGGAGCAGCTGGTGCGGTTCGGCACCAAATGGCTCGATCTCGAGGCCCAGGCGCTGCGCGACGACGAGGGCAACGAGCATCCGCTGACGGCCTCCGAATTCGGCCTCCTGAAGGTGTTCGCGGCCAACCCGAAGCGGGTGCTGTCGCGCGAGCGGCTCCTGGAACTCGCCAATGCGCGCGACGCGGAAGCCTTCGACCGTGCCGTCGACCTGCGCATCATGCGCATCCGCCGCAAGATCGAATTCGACCCGACCAAGCCGTCGGTGATCCGCACCATCCGCGGCGGCGGCTACCTGTTCTCGCCGACCGGGGACAAGGCCTGATTGTCGTCCCGGCGAAAGCCGGGACCCATTACCCCGACTACCTGTGGTGAGACGACGATAGGGCCACAGCGAGCTCCAACAGCGAACGGCTGTGGTTATGGGTCCCGGCCTTCGCCGGGACGACGATTTGATTGTGTGGCACCGGCGGATTCAGCGACACAAAGGCTGTCAATCCGCGCAAAAATCCCTAAGTTTCGGCCATGCCGAAAACAGCCTCCAAAGCCCCCGCCAAGCCCGCATCGAAGACCGCCCCCAAGCCCGTTGCCGCCAAGGCCACGGCGAAGGGCGACCATGTCTTCCTGGTCGACGGCTCGTCCTACATCTTCCGCGCCTACCACGCGCTGCCGCCGCTGAACCGCAAATCCGACGGGCTGCAGGTCAACGCCGTGCTCGGCTTCTGCAACATGCTGTGGAAGCTGCTGCGCGACATGCCCGAGGACAACCGGCCGACGCATCTGGCGATCGTGTTCGACAAGTCGGAGATCACGTTCCGCAACAAGCTCTATCCCGACTACAAGGCGCACCGGCCGCCGGCGCCCGACGATTTGATCCCGCAATTCGCGCTGATCCGCGAGGCGGTGCGCGCCTTCGAACTGCCCTGCCTCGAGCAGGTCGGCTTCGAGGCCGACGATCTGATCGCGACCTATGCGCGGCTCGCCAGCGAGCGCGGCGCGACCACGACGATCGTGTCATCGGACAAGGATCTGATGCAGCTCGTCAACGACAAGGTCGTGATGTACGACACGATGAAGGATCGCCGCATCGGCCGCGACGAGGTGATCGAGAAGTTCGGCGTGCCGCCGGAGAAGGTGGTCGAGGTGCAGGCACTGGCCGGCGACTCCACCGACAACGTGCCCGGCGTGCCCGGCATCGGCATCAAGACCGCCGCGCAGCTGATCATCGAATATGGCGATCTCGATCAGCTGCTGTTCCGCGCCGGCGAGATCAAGCAGCCGAAGCGGCGCGAGGCGCTGCTCGAGAACGCCGAGAAGGCGCGGATCTCGCGCCAGCTCGTGCTGCTCGACGACAAGGTCGAGCTCGAAGTGCCGCTCGACGACCTCGCCGTGAACGAGCCCGACTCGCGCCGGCTGATCGCCTTCCTCAAGGCGATGGAGTTCACCACCCTCACCCGCCGCGTCGCCGACTACGCGCAGATCGACCCGGCCAATGTCGATGCCGATCCCGGCAACAAGAGCGGCGCGAGCGTGTTCTCGCCATTGCCGTCGTCGGATGTGACGCCGGCGCCCGGAGACGCGCCGACATCGGCCGCGGCACCGCTGCCGAAAGCCAAGCCGACCGGCGCGCGTGACGACAAGAATTCGAGCCTGAAGGGCACCCCGGCGACGCTGGCCGAGGCCCGCGGCGAGGCGATCCGGAAGACCGGCTTCGAGCGCAAGGCGTATCGGGCGATCGGCAGCCTCGAGCAGCTCAACGCCTTCATCGCCCGCGTGCCCGACACCGGCTACGTCGCGATCGAGGCGATGTCGGAATCGATCGACCCGATGCAGGGCGAGCTCTCGGGCCTTGCGCTGGCGCTGGCGCCGAACGATGCGTGTTACGTCCCGCTCAGCCACCGGCAGGCCGGCGGCGGCGCGGGCCTGTTCGACGCCGGCCTCGCGCCCGGCCAGATCAAGACGGCCGAGGCGCTGGCGGCGCTCAAGCCGCTGCTGGAGTCCGTCGGCATCCAGAAGGTCGGCTTCGACGTCAAGTTCACCTCGGTGATGCTGGCGCAGCACGGAATCACGCTGCGCAACATCGACGATGCGCAGCTGATGAGCTACGCGCTCGATGCGGGCCGCGGCTCGCATGCGCTGGAGGCGCTCGCCGAGCGCTGGTTCGGCCACGCCGTCGTCAATTACGGCGGCCTCGTCGGCAGCGGCAAGGGCAAGCTGACCTTCGATCAGGTCACGATCGACAAGGCCAGCGAATATGCGGCCGAAAGCGCCGACGTGATCCTGCGGCTGTGGCGGGTGCTGAAGCCGCGTCTCGTCGCCGAGCGGATGGCGACGGTGTACGAGACGCTGGAGCGGCCGCTGGTCTCGGTGCTGGCGCGGATGGAGCGGCGCGGCATCTCGATCGACCGCCAGGTGCTGTCGCGGCTGTCGGGCGATTTCGCCCAGACCGCGGCGCGCGTCGAGGCCGAGATCCAGGAGATCGCCGGCGAGCCGGTCAATGTCGGCAGCCCGAAGCAGATCGGCGACATCATCTTCGGCAAGATGGGATTGCCCGGCGGCAGCAAGACCAAGACCGGCGCGTGGTCGACCACCGCGCAGGTGCTCGACGAGCTCGCCGAGCAGGGCCACGAATTCCCGAAGAAGATCCTGGAGTGGCGCCAGGTCTCGAAGCTGAAGTCGACCTATACCGACGCGCTGCCGACCTACGTCAATCCGCAGACCCATCGCGTCCACACCACCTACGCGCTGGCCGCGACCACCACGGGCCGGCTGTCGTCGAACGAGCCGAACCTGCAGAACATCCCGGTTCGTACCGAGGACGGCCGCAAGATCCGCCGCGCCTTCATCGCAACGCCCGGCCACAAGCTGGTGTCGGCCGACTACTCGCAGATCGAGTTGCGGCTGCTCGCCGAGATCGCCGACGTGCCGGTGCTGCGCCAGGCATTCCGCGACGGGCTCGACATTCACGCCATGACCGCCTCCGAAATGTTCGGCGTGCCGATCAAGGACATGCCGAGCGAGGTGCGCCGCCGCGCCAAGGCGATCAATTTCGGCATCATCTACGGCATCTCGGCGTTCGGCCTCGCCAACCAGCTCGGCATCGCCCGCGAGGAGGCCTCGGCCTACATCAAGAAATACTTCGAGCGCTTCCCGGGCATCCGCGCCTATATGGACGAGACCAAGGATTTCTGCCGCCGCAACGGCTATGTGACGACGCTGTTCGGGCGCAAGTGCTACTACCCCGACATCAAGGCCTCCAACGCCTCGGTGCGCGCCTTCAACGAACGCGCCGCGATCAATGCGCGCCTGCAGGGCACCGCGGCCGACATCATCCGCCGCGCCATGATCCGCGTCGAGGACGCGCTGACCGAGAAAAAGCTCTCGGCGCAGATGCTTTTGCAGGTGCATGACGAACTGATCTTCGAGGTGCCGGACGACGAGGTCGCGGCGACGCTGCCGGTGGTGCAGAAGGTGATGCAGGACGCGCCGTTCCCAGCGGTGATCCTGTCGCTGCCGCTGCAGGTCGACGCCCGCGCCGCGAACAACTGGGACGAGGCGCATTAGCGGCTCCTTCGCCTCTCCCGCTTGCGGGGGAGGCCGACGCGCGAAGCGCGGCGGGTGGGGGCTCTCTCCGCTGAAAGACTCTGCGCGGAGGCACCCCCACCCCGCCCTCCCCCGCAAGCGGGAGAGGGAGCCCTTGCACCGCCGCCACCACATTGCTCCGAGAGCAATTCCGAGATGGCCGCGCCGCGGATGACACGCTAGAAGTGCGCGCATTCCTCGCGAGACCCGTCATGCCCCACACATCCGCTTTGCTCGGCTTTGCGCTCATCTGCCTCGGCATGGTGCTGACGCCGGGGCCGAACATGATCTATCTGATCTCGCGCTCGATCACGCAGGGGCCCGCGGCCGGCATCGTCTCGCTCGGCGGCGTGGCGCTCGGCTTCGTGTTCTACATGCTGTGCGCGGCGTTCGGCATCACCGCATTGCTGTTTGCGATTCCCTACGCCTATGACGCGCTGCGCTTTGCCGGCGCGGGCTATCTGCTCTGGCTGGCGTGGCAGGCATTGAAGCCCGGCGGCCGCTCGCCGTTCCAGGTCAAGGCGCTGAAGGTCGACGGCCCGCGCAAATTGTTCGCGATGGGCTTCGTCACCAATCTGCTCAACCCGAAGATCGCGATGCTTTATCTGGCGCTGCTGCCGCAGTTCATCGATCCCGCCGGCGGCAGCGTGCTGACGCAGTCGCTCGCGCTCGGCTCGATCCAGATCGTGATCAGCGTCAGCGTCAACGCGATGATCGCCCTGGCCGCCGGTTCGATCGCGGTGTTCCTCGGCACCCGCCCGAGCTGGCTGCTGGTGCAGCGCTGGCTGATGGGCACGGTGCTGGCGGGACTGGCGATGAAGATGGCGCTCGAGGCGCGAAGGGCCTAGCCGACTCGTCATGCACGGGTTTGACCCGCGCATCCATCGCCTGCGCATGCAGGCGTCAAGACTCGCTTGCGAAGAGGATGGATTGCCGGGTCAAGCCCGGCAATGACGACCTCTCCTCAATCCAGCTTCGCCTCCATGCCCCGCTTCGTCGCCGGGCGGGCCATCAGCGTCTCGTACCAGCGCTTGACGTTGGGGAAGTCGGCCAGCTCGACCTTGTGGCGCGGATGGCGCCAGGCCCAGCCGAGGATGGCGAAATCGGCGACCGAGAGATCGCCGGCAACGAATTCGCGCCCATCAAGCCGGCGATCCAGCACGCCGTAGAGTCGCCGCGTCTCCGCCATGTAGCGTTTCAGGCCGTAGGCGCGGTCCTGCTCGTTCTCCAGCGCGATGAAATGGTGCACCTGGCCCGGCATCGGGCCGAAGCCGCCCATCTGCCACATCAGCCACTCATAGACCGGAATCCGTTCCGCCAGCGGCTTCGGCAGGAACTTGCCGGTCTTCTCGCCGAGATAGAGCAGGATCGCGCCGGATTCGAAAATGCTGACCGGCTTGCCGCCCGGCCCATCCGGATCGACGATCGCCGGGATCTTGTTGTTCGGGCTGATCGCAAGGAAGGCGGGCGCCATCTGTTCGCCCTTGCCGATGTTCACCGGGATCACCTTGTAGGGCAGGCCCATTTCCTCCAGCGCCACGGAGATCTTGCGGCCGTTGGGGGTGTTCCAGGTGTGCAGCTCGATGGTCATTTCCGCTTCCCGTGCAAGTGTTTGGGCAAGTGTTTGGCCGAGTGTTTGGCGCCTGCTTACGGGGAACGGAACGGCCGCACAACCGCGCTTTCCGGAAAGCACGCCCGCGGAAATCGCGGCTTGGGCACTGTTGACGGCCCGATTTCCGCGCTGGAATGTGCCAGTAAGCGTGGATAGATTGCCGCCCGCCTCAAACCCTCAAGGGAAAAAGTCTTTGTCCAAATCAGCCTCCCGCGCCCGCCTCGCCGAGATCATCCGCAAGCGTTCGTTCGGCCGCGGCGAGATCACGCTGGCGTCGGGCCGCAAGAGCGACTTCTATTTCAACCTGAAGCCGACGATGCTCGATCCCGAGGGCGCGGCGCTGCTCGCCGAGCTCACCTATGAAGCGCTGAAGGACGACAAGCTCGACTTCGTCGGCGGGCTCGAGATGGGCGCGGTGCCGCTGGCCGGCGCGATCGCGCAGCTGTCCTGGCTGAAGGGCCACCCGATCGCGGCGTTCTTCGTGCGCAAGAAGCCGAAGGAGCATGGCGCGAAGCTTTCCGTCGAAGGGCTCGCGAAGGGCGAGAGCCTTGCGGGCAAGCGCATCGTGATCGTCGAGGACGTCACCACGACAGGCGGCTCGGCGCTGAAGGCGGTGGAAGCCGTGCGCGAGGCCGGCGGCGAGATCGCCCTGGTCTTCACCATGGTCGACCGCGAGGAAGGCGCGACCGAGACGTTTGCCGAAGCCGGCTTGCCGTTCCGCGCGCTGTACAAGGCGGGCGAGTTCCTGAAGGACTGACGGTCTCTCTTCTCCCTCGCCCCGCTCTTGCGGGGTCGAGACGAGCGAAGCTCGCTCATAGAGGGTTGGGGCTCTCTCCCCGCTTACATCTGTTGAGAGACCTGTACTGGATCGATCCGCGAACTCGCTTCGCCTCTCCCGCTTGCGGGGGAGGCC from Bradyrhizobium elkanii USDA 76 harbors:
- a CDS encoding TRAP transporter substrate-binding protein, with product MLAVALSWAAVPASAFAREFRTADTQNEDYPTVQALNYMDRLIAERTAGRHRIVVFHSRQLGEERETLEQTRAGAIDLNRTNVALIGTMVPSVNVLAMPFLFRSPEHLQNVLDGPIGSEILNSLGAHGFVGLAFYDSGARSIYNSVHPVHSLDDVKGLRLRVQQSERMSDVMRALGAQPVQMPYGQVLTGFATGLIDGAENNWASFVTTGHYKHARYYTLTQHTFSPDVLLMSQKAWASLSPEEQAIFREAAQRSSVYMRERWRELEERSRKQAELAGVEIVTDIDRKPFEAAMAGIYARAERDPATSALIERIRNME
- a CDS encoding sensor histidine kinase, whose translation is MRRRAAFGPQGRFRIVQLLRAVPIRWRILSIALLNSAVVIVLAVLIWNGSKVLGSAWEDVRQVRESDKILAKLESETSRLQNLIHRYINQPSPDLFAEILLLREAVLGTLTNRASTDPMLSGSVEQLERVTSRFLDGFGELRTVQTRIAKTYDEQVLSPTKDMAGLYSIIEGATGHRDALIWPALGKSREAFTSLLVAANAYYLSLASSSAEEARRNIDTIERTIPVMTDLAENDLQRMALARLKVKTAELRDGLGKLSEQLTNRTDLLRNSIDASQADAIGAIDDLSVKMRQREQKAQETFDKTLTSISRRVLSIAVIFLGVIMSAGVMIALSIRLPLAQIMAAMRTITSGDLDRPVQGTSAKDEVGAMARAVEVFRENAIAKRKTEDELRTAKEEAESALLELNTAQQNLIDAERLAALGGLVAGVAHEVNNPIGISLTVASSFARRSEMFENDLKTEPLRRSKLDEFVRASRDASQQLVANLQRAGELIQSFKQVAVDRSHAERRQFALSESTDQIVASLRPVLKKAAIALSVDVPEGLLIDGYPGAYGQILTNLFLNAVNHAFADGRSGTITISARGRGADDVEIIFADDGAGMTPDVQRQAFDPFFTTRRNEGGTGLGLHIVYNLVTQQLGGRMMLESRVGQGTTFRIIMPRIAKGAAKGEPTIADAAADGTSQWPNRTMSSN
- a CDS encoding DUF3369 domain-containing protein gives rise to the protein MAEQDDVLQLIDDTESPPEDSSARKWKIAVIDDDHAVHEGTRFALSDYNLNGSTLEILSAYSAAEGRTLMRDNPDIAAVLLDVIMETDVAGLELVEFIRNEIKNETVRIILRTGQPGQAPERRVIVQYDINDYKAKTELTADKLFTSLTAALRSYQQLERMVQTRRGLEIIIDAASTLYDFKSMQRLAEGVLTQLASLLNVDCAGILVLRDDGNAAAADFSVLACSGCYSRFIGTTSSKALDPDLRHMVEEAFQRRKNEFADHRSVLYSRTGSGREVVVLLQAERQLSDTDRALVEIFSSRLSIAFDNVILYQQLHEANTQLEDRVAQRTRALMQANRRLSAQWLRLQRANGFKNEILGTVAHDLKNPLGVILGRTEMLTELIGAGSPKENVTSQVEHIRDATKRLTSMVDHLISDAMADAFDITIRREPVDVAALVNEVTEANLPSAVNKQQSISVSGPQQFVTMCDADRIREAIDNLVSNAIKYSPIGGKITVTVSHEGDDTVIRIVDQGPGLSPEDLGRLFGRFQRLSAKPTAGESSTGLGLSIVKRIIDMHGGHVTAQSPGPGQGSTFTVTLPATETS
- a CDS encoding response regulator; translated protein: MSQNPHIFIVDDEAPAREMVGDYLKMHGFGVTLCDGGKSLRKEIEGCTPDLVVLDLNMPEEDGLSIIRDLKSKINVPVIMLTATASPIDRVVGLELGADDYVAKPCELRELMARIRSVLRRSGPAKTATPEPASAKAEKEQLVRFGTKWLDLEAQALRDDEGNEHPLTASEFGLLKVFAANPKRVLSRERLLELANARDAEAFDRAVDLRIMRIRRKIEFDPTKPSVIRTIRGGGYLFSPTGDKA
- the polA gene encoding DNA polymerase I, encoding MPKTASKAPAKPASKTAPKPVAAKATAKGDHVFLVDGSSYIFRAYHALPPLNRKSDGLQVNAVLGFCNMLWKLLRDMPEDNRPTHLAIVFDKSEITFRNKLYPDYKAHRPPAPDDLIPQFALIREAVRAFELPCLEQVGFEADDLIATYARLASERGATTTIVSSDKDLMQLVNDKVVMYDTMKDRRIGRDEVIEKFGVPPEKVVEVQALAGDSTDNVPGVPGIGIKTAAQLIIEYGDLDQLLFRAGEIKQPKRREALLENAEKARISRQLVLLDDKVELEVPLDDLAVNEPDSRRLIAFLKAMEFTTLTRRVADYAQIDPANVDADPGNKSGASVFSPLPSSDVTPAPGDAPTSAAAPLPKAKPTGARDDKNSSLKGTPATLAEARGEAIRKTGFERKAYRAIGSLEQLNAFIARVPDTGYVAIEAMSESIDPMQGELSGLALALAPNDACYVPLSHRQAGGGAGLFDAGLAPGQIKTAEALAALKPLLESVGIQKVGFDVKFTSVMLAQHGITLRNIDDAQLMSYALDAGRGSHALEALAERWFGHAVVNYGGLVGSGKGKLTFDQVTIDKASEYAAESADVILRLWRVLKPRLVAERMATVYETLERPLVSVLARMERRGISIDRQVLSRLSGDFAQTAARVEAEIQEIAGEPVNVGSPKQIGDIIFGKMGLPGGSKTKTGAWSTTAQVLDELAEQGHEFPKKILEWRQVSKLKSTYTDALPTYVNPQTHRVHTTYALAATTTGRLSSNEPNLQNIPVRTEDGRKIRRAFIATPGHKLVSADYSQIELRLLAEIADVPVLRQAFRDGLDIHAMTASEMFGVPIKDMPSEVRRRAKAINFGIIYGISAFGLANQLGIAREEASAYIKKYFERFPGIRAYMDETKDFCRRNGYVTTLFGRKCYYPDIKASNASVRAFNERAAINARLQGTAADIIRRAMIRVEDALTEKKLSAQMLLQVHDELIFEVPDDEVAATLPVVQKVMQDAPFPAVILSLPLQVDARAANNWDEAH
- a CDS encoding LysE family translocator, which gives rise to MPHTSALLGFALICLGMVLTPGPNMIYLISRSITQGPAAGIVSLGGVALGFVFYMLCAAFGITALLFAIPYAYDALRFAGAGYLLWLAWQALKPGGRSPFQVKALKVDGPRKLFAMGFVTNLLNPKIAMLYLALLPQFIDPAGGSVLTQSLALGSIQIVISVSVNAMIALAAGSIAVFLGTRPSWLLVQRWLMGTVLAGLAMKMALEARRA
- a CDS encoding glutathione S-transferase family protein, with translation MTIELHTWNTPNGRKISVALEEMGLPYKVIPVNIGKGEQMAPAFLAISPNNKIPAIVDPDGPGGKPVSIFESGAILLYLGEKTGKFLPKPLAERIPVYEWLMWQMGGFGPMPGQVHHFIALENEQDRAYGLKRYMAETRRLYGVLDRRLDGREFVAGDLSVADFAILGWAWRHPRHKVELADFPNVKRWYETLMARPATKRGMEAKLD
- the pyrE gene encoding orotate phosphoribosyltransferase, yielding MSKSASRARLAEIIRKRSFGRGEITLASGRKSDFYFNLKPTMLDPEGAALLAELTYEALKDDKLDFVGGLEMGAVPLAGAIAQLSWLKGHPIAAFFVRKKPKEHGAKLSVEGLAKGESLAGKRIVIVEDVTTTGGSALKAVEAVREAGGEIALVFTMVDREEGATETFAEAGLPFRALYKAGEFLKD